Proteins encoded by one window of Dryocola sp. LX212:
- the yciH gene encoding stress response translation initiation inhibitor YciH: MKDENSRLVYSTDTGRIDEPKAAVVRPKGDGIVRIQRQTSGRKGKGVCLITGIDADDASLATLAAELKKKCGCGGALKDGVIEIQGDKRDLIKSLLEAKGMKVKLAGG; this comes from the coding sequence ATGAAAGATGAGAACAGCCGTCTGGTCTACTCAACGGACACGGGACGAATTGACGAGCCTAAAGCGGCAGTGGTGCGTCCGAAAGGGGACGGAATTGTACGAATTCAGCGTCAGACCAGCGGGCGAAAAGGCAAAGGGGTTTGCCTGATTACCGGTATCGATGCGGATGATGCCTCTCTTGCAACCCTTGCCGCCGAGCTGAAAAAAAAATGCGGCTGCGGGGGGGCGCTGAAGGACGGAGTGATTGAAATTCAGGGCGATAAACGCGACCTGATTAAATCATTGCTGGAAGCAAAAGGAATGAAAGTAAAACTGGCGGGCGGCTAA